Proteins found in one Bacteroidota bacterium genomic segment:
- the ffh gene encoding signal recognition particle protein — translation MFEELSQKLEAALKTLRGEGRITELNIAEAMRQVRRALLEADVHYQVARDFTERVKERALGQRVYAQVSPGQQFIKIVYDELVALLGGQREELRFSAHPPTVILIVGLQGSGKTTFSAKLAAYLKRKGRAPLLVAADVHRPAAIEQLRALGAQIQVPVFSLAGAEAVRVAEEGVREARRAARDVVILDTAGRLHIDEAMMQEVAAIKRAVRPQETLFVVDSMTGQDAVRVAKAFQERLDFDGVVLTKLDGDARGGAALSIRYVVQKPIKFASTGERLDQLMPFHPDRMAQRILGFGDVLSLVERAQEQYDREQAALLERKLRKAEFTLEDFYAQLGQIRKMGSLRELLSMIPGAQKALPKDWDLDERALRRIEAMICSMTPEERRHPEILNASRRRRIAQGSGVELREVNQFLRQFEELRRWMKTWQKLGKQGRTLRGFPFFR, via the coding sequence ATGTTTGAGGAGCTCTCTCAGAAGCTAGAGGCCGCGCTCAAGACACTGCGCGGCGAGGGCCGCATCACGGAGCTCAACATCGCTGAGGCGATGCGCCAGGTGCGCCGGGCGCTACTTGAGGCGGACGTGCACTATCAAGTGGCGCGGGACTTTACCGAGCGCGTAAAGGAGCGCGCCTTAGGGCAGCGCGTCTATGCGCAGGTTTCGCCTGGGCAACAGTTTATCAAGATCGTCTACGATGAGCTGGTCGCGCTTCTCGGTGGGCAGCGCGAGGAGCTTCGCTTTAGCGCGCATCCGCCTACGGTGATCCTGATCGTGGGCTTACAGGGTTCGGGCAAGACGACCTTTTCGGCCAAACTTGCGGCGTATCTCAAGCGAAAAGGTCGCGCTCCTCTGCTGGTGGCGGCCGACGTACATCGGCCTGCCGCCATAGAGCAGCTGCGTGCGCTAGGAGCACAGATTCAGGTGCCGGTTTTCAGCCTGGCCGGGGCCGAGGCCGTGCGCGTGGCCGAAGAGGGGGTTCGAGAGGCCCGACGCGCTGCGCGCGACGTGGTGATCCTGGACACGGCCGGCCGCTTGCACATCGATGAGGCCATGATGCAGGAGGTGGCGGCCATCAAGCGGGCCGTGCGGCCGCAGGAGACGCTCTTTGTGGTCGACAGTATGACCGGGCAGGACGCTGTGCGGGTGGCCAAGGCCTTCCAGGAACGGCTTGATTTCGACGGGGTGGTGCTGACAAAACTGGACGGAGATGCCCGCGGAGGGGCGGCTTTGTCGATCCGCTACGTGGTGCAGAAGCCCATAAAGTTCGCCTCAACGGGCGAGAGGCTCGATCAGCTGATGCCCTTTCATCCGGACCGCATGGCGCAGCGCATTTTGGGCTTTGGCGATGTGCTCTCGCTCGTGGAGCGGGCCCAAGAGCAGTACGATCGGGAGCAGGCCGCCTTGTTGGAGCGCAAGCTTCGCAAGGCAGAGTTCACCCTGGAGGACTTTTACGCGCAACTGGGGCAGATTCGCAAAATGGGCTCCTTGCGGGAGCTTCTTTCTATGATCCCGGGCGCACAGAAAGCCCTGCCCAAAGATTGGGATCTGGATGAGCGCGCTTTGCGCCGCATTGAGGCCATGATTTGTTCCATGACCCCGGAAGAGCGCCGGCATCCGGAGATCCTAAACGCGAGCCGGCGTCGTCGGATCGCGCAGGGAAGCGGGGTGGAGCTGCGCGAGGTAAACCAGTTCCTGCGCCAATTCGAAGAGCTGCGCCGCTGGATGAAGACCTGGCAGAAACTTGGCAAACAGGGCCGCACCTTGCGGGGCTTTCCGTTTTTTCGTTAA
- the rpsP gene encoding 30S ribosomal protein S16, with product MAVKLRLRRLGRKKRPVYELVAADARAPRDGRFIESLGQYNPLSEPPEIRLKEERVLYWLRNGAIPTDTARSLLRQAGILLRWHLERWGKSPEEIQAAYEAWKAQREAKLEAVRQRVMMRKAERLEQERRLAQQRAAARQAAEAAAEGASAE from the coding sequence TTGGCCGTTAAACTGCGTTTGCGGCGCCTGGGGCGCAAAAAACGGCCGGTCTACGAGCTTGTGGCCGCCGATGCGCGCGCGCCCCGTGACGGACGCTTCATTGAATCCTTGGGTCAGTACAATCCCTTGAGCGAACCGCCTGAAATCCGGCTGAAAGAGGAGCGGGTGCTGTACTGGCTGCGCAACGGGGCCATTCCCACGGATACGGCCCGAAGCCTGCTCAGGCAGGCCGGAATCTTGCTCCGGTGGCACCTAGAGCGTTGGGGTAAAAGCCCGGAGGAGATTCAGGCCGCCTATGAGGCCTGGAAGGCGCAGCGGGAGGCCAAGCTGGAGGCCGTTCGGCAGAGGGTCATGATGCGCAAGGCAGAGCGTCTGGAGCAGGAACGCCGACTGGCCCAGCAACGAGCCGCCGCCCGGCAGGCTGCCGAAGCCGCAGCTGAGGGCGCAAGCGCCGAATGA
- a CDS encoding KH domain-containing protein — translation MKDFVLHIVQHLVDHPEAVYVRDELGADGRVVYHLRVDPRDVGKVIGKGGKTAQALRLLLAAAAARRGQRARLLIADARSDRTPS, via the coding sequence ATGAAAGATTTTGTGCTCCACATCGTGCAGCACCTGGTTGATCATCCGGAAGCGGTGTACGTGCGCGATGAGCTTGGCGCGGATGGGCGGGTGGTGTATCATCTGCGGGTTGATCCGCGGGATGTGGGCAAGGTGATCGGCAAGGGCGGAAAAACGGCGCAGGCGCTCCGGTTACTGCTTGCTGCTGCCGCCGCTCGGCGGGGGCAGCGGGCTCGGCTTTTGATCGCCGACGCACGATCCGATCGTACTCCGTCATGA
- the rimM gene encoding ribosome maturation factor RimM (Essential for efficient processing of 16S rRNA) has product MISPEQLCLIGRIRRSHGLRGEVRVYPETDFPERFGKLEQVYIGPDPTRARPMRVERVRLELTHRLPVVLKLAGVLTRTQADTLVGMSLYIPEEELWPLPEDKVYIHDILGAQVETEDGQYWGQVQDVLRMPAQDVYQIRRPDGRLVLLPAVEAFVLEVDVQRRRLLVRPPEGLLDL; this is encoded by the coding sequence ATGATCTCGCCCGAGCAGTTGTGCTTGATCGGGCGCATCCGCCGTAGTCACGGGTTGCGCGGTGAAGTGCGGGTTTATCCCGAGACGGATTTTCCGGAGCGATTTGGCAAGCTTGAGCAAGTTTACATAGGGCCGGATCCGACTCGGGCGCGGCCGATGCGCGTAGAGCGGGTGCGCTTGGAGCTTACGCATCGGCTTCCCGTGGTACTCAAGCTGGCTGGCGTGCTCACTCGGACGCAGGCCGACACCCTTGTAGGTATGTCCCTCTACATCCCCGAGGAGGAGCTTTGGCCCCTTCCGGAGGATAAGGTTTACATCCACGACATCCTCGGCGCCCAAGTAGAGACGGAAGACGGACAATATTGGGGGCAGGTTCAGGATGTGTTGCGGATGCCGGCGCAGGATGTATACCAAATTCGGCGACCCGATGGGCGTTTGGTGTTGTTGCCGGCTGTGGAGGCCTTTGTGCTAGAGGTGGACGTTCAGAGGCGTCGGCTTTTGGTGCGCCCCCCTGAGGGGCTGTTGGACCTCTGA
- the trmD gene encoding tRNA (guanosine(37)-N1)-methyltransferase TrmD, translating to MRVDIISAVPGLLEGPLRHGVFRRAQERGRLEVMVHNLRDYGIGRYRQIDDYPYGGGAGMVLRPEPIFACVERLMAERSYDEVIYLTPDGVRLTQALVNELSLKENLIVLCGHYKGVDERVRQRLVTREISIGDYVLSGGELAALVLLDAVVRLLPGVLGDAESALTDSFQAGMLDAPWYTRPAEFRGMRVPEVLRSGNHEAIRRWREEQALQRTRARRPDLLEDSEAQA from the coding sequence ATGCGGGTCGATATCATCAGCGCCGTGCCCGGGCTTCTTGAGGGTCCGCTGCGGCACGGGGTGTTTCGGCGGGCCCAGGAGCGAGGCAGACTCGAGGTGATGGTGCACAACCTGCGCGACTACGGAATCGGCCGCTACAGGCAGATCGACGATTATCCCTATGGCGGCGGGGCGGGCATGGTCTTGCGGCCAGAGCCTATTTTCGCCTGCGTCGAGCGTCTCATGGCCGAGCGGTCCTATGATGAGGTAATCTACCTTACGCCCGATGGCGTTCGTCTCACGCAGGCCTTGGTTAACGAGTTGTCGCTAAAAGAGAACCTCATCGTGCTCTGTGGGCATTACAAGGGGGTCGACGAGCGGGTGCGCCAGCGCCTGGTAACGCGCGAGATCTCGATCGGAGATTATGTGCTCTCCGGAGGGGAGTTGGCAGCTTTGGTCTTGCTGGACGCCGTGGTGCGCCTGTTGCCCGGGGTGCTGGGGGATGCTGAGTCTGCGCTCACGGACTCTTTTCAAGCGGGTATGTTGGACGCGCCCTGGTATACGCGTCCGGCTGAATTTCGCGGCATGCGCGTGCCCGAGGTGCTGCGCTCGGGAAATCATGAGGCGATTCGGCGCTGGCGCGAGGAACAGGCCCTGCAGCGTACACGTGCGCGTCGGCCGGACCTGTTAGAGGATTCAGAAGCCCAAGCATAA
- the rplS gene encoding 50S ribosomal protein L19: MEQLMRIVEATQLRDDIPAFRPGDTINVHVRVIEGDKERIQQFQGVVIAIRGEGAKKTFTVRKVSDGVGVERIFPLYSPRIAKIELIRQGRVRRAKLYYLRGLQGKAARIRERRPTSTDNGG; this comes from the coding sequence ATGGAACAGCTGATGCGGATAGTGGAAGCCACGCAGCTTCGCGATGACATCCCCGCTTTTCGCCCGGGGGACACGATCAACGTGCATGTGCGCGTGATCGAAGGCGATAAAGAGCGCATCCAGCAGTTTCAGGGGGTCGTGATCGCCATTCGGGGCGAGGGGGCCAAGAAAACCTTTACGGTGCGCAAGGTCTCCGATGGCGTAGGGGTAGAGCGGATCTTCCCCCTCTACTCCCCCCGTATCGCCAAAATCGAGCTCATCCGGCAGGGCCGCGTGCGGCGCGCCAAGCTCTACTACCTGCGAGGGCTGCAGGGCAAGGCTGCGCGCATTCGGGAAAGACGGCCCACCTCGACAGATAACGGCGGGTGA
- the smpB gene encoding SsrA-binding protein SmpB yields MTGPGQHTVATNRKARHEYEILETLEAGIALAGTEVKALRQGKANIQDAYATIENGEVWLRNMHISPYEFGNRYNHDPLRPRKLLLHKREIMRLYGKTRERGLTLIPLRIYFKRGWAKVELALVRGKRQYDRRAEIAEREAKRELERLLKRHRA; encoded by the coding sequence GTGACCGGCCCCGGCCAACATACCGTTGCGACCAACCGCAAAGCCCGTCACGAATACGAGATCTTGGAGACCCTAGAGGCCGGGATCGCGCTAGCGGGCACGGAGGTGAAGGCGCTGCGGCAAGGCAAGGCCAACATTCAAGACGCCTACGCCACGATCGAAAACGGCGAGGTCTGGCTGCGGAATATGCACATCAGCCCCTATGAGTTCGGCAACCGCTACAATCACGACCCCCTGCGGCCCCGCAAGCTGCTTCTGCACAAGCGGGAGATTATGCGCCTATACGGCAAAACCCGCGAGCGGGGGCTAACGCTCATTCCGCTGCGGATTTATTTCAAACGGGGATGGGCAAAAGTGGAGCTTGCCCTCGTGCGGGGCAAGCGGCAGTATGATCGTCGAGCCGAGATCGCCGAACGCGAGGCCAAGCGGGAACTGGAGCGACTGCTAAAACGCCACCGCGCGTAG
- the tyrS gene encoding tyrosine--tRNA ligase, with product MVFPPIEVQLRLIRRGVAEIISEQELVQKLRRAEDTGRPLVVKLGCDPSRPDLHLGHSVVLRKLRQFQDLGHEAVLVIGDFTGMIGDPTGRSKTRPALSLEETRRNGQTYFEQASKILDPERTRIVYNSAWLASMTFADVIRLASKYTVARMLERDDFQKRYRTGEAIGIHEFLYPLAQAQDSVFLKADVELGGTDQKFNLLVGRDIQRESGQEPQVCVLLPILEGTDGVEKMSKSLGNYIALNEAPEQMYGKVLSIPDHLIYRYFELATDVPEEELPQLAAWAQRTPRDAKHHLAWTIVRMYHGPEAADRARAHFERLFVRREIPEEVPEWRAPEAQMPLAQLLRQSGLSTSTSEARRLIEQGGVRVEGQPVTDPGAVLEVRQPVLIRVGKRRFVRVLPPLEHS from the coding sequence ATGGTCTTTCCACCGATCGAAGTGCAGTTGCGGCTTATCCGCCGAGGGGTGGCGGAGATCATCTCCGAACAGGAGCTCGTGCAGAAGCTGCGACGCGCCGAGGACACAGGCAGGCCGCTGGTGGTCAAGCTCGGCTGCGACCCGAGTCGGCCCGATTTGCACCTGGGCCACAGCGTGGTGCTGCGCAAGCTTCGGCAGTTTCAGGATCTGGGACACGAGGCCGTGCTCGTAATCGGGGATTTTACCGGCATGATCGGAGATCCCACGGGCAGAAGCAAAACCCGTCCGGCGCTGTCGCTGGAGGAGACGCGCCGCAACGGGCAGACGTACTTCGAGCAGGCGAGCAAGATCCTGGATCCCGAGCGTACGCGCATCGTCTACAACTCCGCCTGGTTGGCCTCGATGACGTTCGCCGACGTGATCCGGCTTGCGAGCAAATACACCGTGGCGCGCATGCTGGAGCGCGACGATTTCCAGAAGCGCTACCGAACCGGAGAGGCCATCGGCATCCATGAGTTCCTCTACCCCCTGGCGCAGGCCCAGGACTCCGTTTTTCTGAAAGCGGACGTAGAGCTGGGAGGCACCGATCAAAAGTTCAATCTGCTTGTAGGGCGCGACATCCAGCGGGAGTCCGGTCAGGAGCCTCAGGTCTGCGTGCTGTTGCCTATTTTGGAGGGCACCGACGGGGTCGAGAAGATGTCCAAATCGCTCGGCAACTACATCGCCTTAAACGAGGCCCCGGAGCAGATGTACGGCAAGGTGCTTTCGATCCCGGATCATCTGATTTACCGGTATTTCGAACTCGCCACCGACGTGCCCGAGGAGGAGCTTCCGCAGCTTGCGGCCTGGGCCCAGCGCACACCGCGCGACGCCAAACACCACCTGGCCTGGACGATCGTGCGCATGTATCACGGTCCGGAGGCCGCCGACCGGGCGCGAGCGCACTTTGAGCGGCTCTTCGTGCGCCGGGAGATCCCCGAAGAGGTGCCCGAATGGAGGGCCCCTGAGGCGCAAATGCCGCTTGCGCAGCTGCTGCGTCAGTCGGGTCTGAGCACCTCCACCTCGGAGGCGCGCCGTTTGATCGAGCAAGGGGGGGTGCGCGTGGAGGGTCAGCCGGTCACAGATCCGGGAGCCGTATTGGAGGTGCGGCAGCCGGTCTTGATTCGGGTCGGTAAGCGGCGCTTTGTGCGGGTCCTGCCCCCATTAGAGCATTCATGA
- a CDS encoding glycosyltransferase family 4 protein → MKSRRIGLITSWPLSFAEGSGTATYVRAWMAAMRARGYEVRLFGYRSPFRHYGLQLLDRVRWNRWALPRQIASARPDRLVALDWEGLFLDRPAEVQLPLAIFADIAPTEPGLYRWALRWQARMEARALQRAPVVVAISRFARERISRRYGRPEARIELIYPGFDHEAWLALLRAQTRRPRQIPEVLAVARLYPRKGIRYLLEAGAELNRRAVSWRATIVGDGQEAQALRALAERLGLQAQLRWAGAVEDRAHLAYYYRNADVFCHPSLHETFGFVLLEAMAAGLPVVAAQAASMPELVEEGRTGLLVAPAQPQALADGLERLLRDPERRRLLGEAAQERARGFSWQTTAAAFEALLA, encoded by the coding sequence ATGAAATCGCGGCGCATCGGGCTCATTACGAGCTGGCCGCTTAGCTTTGCCGAAGGCAGCGGCACCGCGACGTATGTGCGCGCCTGGATGGCGGCTATGCGCGCGCGCGGATACGAGGTGCGACTTTTCGGCTACCGTAGCCCTTTTCGCCACTACGGGCTGCAGCTGCTAGACCGGGTGCGCTGGAACCGCTGGGCCTTGCCTCGGCAGATCGCCTCGGCCAGGCCGGACCGGCTGGTGGCCCTGGATTGGGAGGGGCTCTTCTTGGATCGGCCTGCCGAGGTGCAGCTGCCGCTGGCGATTTTCGCGGACATAGCCCCGACAGAGCCGGGGCTGTATCGTTGGGCGTTGCGTTGGCAAGCCCGCATGGAGGCGCGCGCCCTTCAGCGGGCCCCCGTTGTGGTGGCTATTAGCCGCTTCGCCCGGGAACGGATCAGCCGGCGCTACGGCCGCCCTGAGGCGCGGATCGAGCTCATCTATCCGGGCTTCGATCATGAGGCCTGGCTTGCGCTGTTGCGCGCGCAAACGCGCCGGCCTCGGCAGATCCCGGAAGTGCTGGCCGTGGCCCGTCTTTATCCTCGAAAGGGCATCCGCTATCTGCTGGAGGCGGGGGCGGAGCTGAACCGCCGCGCCGTTTCGTGGCGGGCCACGATCGTAGGGGATGGACAAGAGGCCCAGGCTTTGCGCGCTTTGGCTGAACGCTTAGGTCTGCAAGCGCAGCTGCGCTGGGCCGGGGCTGTGGAGGATCGGGCCCACCTGGCGTATTACTACCGAAACGCAGACGTATTCTGCCATCCCAGCTTGCACGAGACCTTCGGGTTCGTGCTGCTGGAAGCTATGGCGGCGGGCCTGCCCGTGGTCGCCGCACAGGCGGCCTCTATGCCGGAACTCGTCGAAGAGGGCCGAACAGGCCTGCTCGTAGCCCCAGCCCAGCCTCAGGCGTTGGCCGACGGGCTTGAGCGGCTCTTGCGTGACCCGGAGAGACGACGCCTTCTGGGGGAGGCCGCTCAAGAGCGGGCTCGGGGCTTTTCGTGGCAGACCACTGCCGCCGCATTCGAGGCTCTGCTGGCATAG
- a CDS encoding trypsin-like peptidase domain-containing protein, which yields MRRLWGLLLVGLLGAVACHGTAQAPPENPALSSPGARWLAAYRDEIAQGRRNAITMAIEKVSPAVVSISVTSVERYVNPFYDPFFDFFFGGRQSPYLERPVTSVGSGFLISSDGYIVTNQHVIGESAAQITVSLKGRHYEAKLVGADPVTDLALLKIEPDGPLPYVEFGNSDSLIVGEWVIALGNPFGLFMDQQPTVTVGVVSAVGRNFRPNPQEPRVYRGMIQTDAAINPGNSGGPLVNALGQVVGVNTFIYTGGTSGGFVGLGFAIPSNRVREIVAELKARGYVDRQIYTGIQIQDLTPRLARALGLRSSEGVLVANVEPNSPAEAAGVRPGDVILAINGEPVSSTQFALAAIRDARVGEVLELVIWRQGGTQTVRLRIARR from the coding sequence ATGCGTAGGCTTTGGGGGCTGCTCTTGGTTGGCTTGCTCGGCGCCGTGGCCTGTCACGGCACCGCCCAGGCCCCACCGGAAAACCCCGCCCTGTCGAGCCCCGGGGCTCGCTGGCTTGCCGCATATCGGGATGAGATCGCGCAAGGGCGACGCAATGCGATCACCATGGCCATCGAGAAGGTGAGCCCGGCCGTGGTGAGTATCAGCGTCACGAGCGTGGAGCGTTACGTGAATCCGTTTTATGATCCGTTCTTTGACTTCTTCTTCGGCGGGCGTCAGAGCCCGTATCTGGAGCGCCCCGTAACCAGCGTGGGCTCGGGCTTTTTGATCTCCTCCGATGGCTATATCGTCACCAACCAACATGTGATCGGCGAATCGGCCGCCCAGATCACGGTGTCGCTCAAGGGTCGGCACTATGAGGCCAAGCTCGTGGGGGCCGATCCCGTGACGGATCTGGCGCTGCTTAAAATCGAACCCGATGGCCCTCTGCCCTACGTGGAATTCGGCAACTCCGATAGCCTGATCGTGGGCGAGTGGGTGATCGCTTTGGGCAATCCCTTTGGGCTTTTCATGGATCAACAGCCCACCGTGACCGTGGGCGTGGTAAGCGCCGTGGGGCGCAACTTCCGCCCCAACCCCCAGGAGCCTCGTGTATACAGGGGTATGATCCAAACGGACGCCGCCATCAATCCCGGCAACTCCGGCGGGCCCTTGGTCAACGCGTTGGGGCAGGTCGTCGGGGTGAACACGTTCATCTACACTGGGGGGACCAGCGGGGGGTTTGTGGGTTTGGGCTTTGCGATCCCCTCAAACCGGGTCCGTGAGATCGTGGCGGAACTTAAGGCCAGGGGCTATGTGGACCGCCAGATCTACACGGGCATCCAGATTCAAGACCTTACGCCCCGCCTGGCGCGGGCTTTGGGCTTGCGTTCCAGCGAAGGGGTGCTCGTAGCCAATGTGGAGCCCAACAGCCCTGCGGAGGCGGCGGGCGTGCGGCCGGGAGATGTAATACTGGCCATAAACGGCGAGCCTGTATCGAGTACGCAGTTTGCCTTGGCCGCGATCCGAGACGCCCGTGTGGGGGAGGTTCTGGAGCTTGTGATCTGGCGCCAAGGGGGCACGCAAACGGTGCGGCTGCGGATCGCCCGCCGCTAG
- the dnaN gene encoding DNA polymerase III subunit beta — protein MSTVFTLDASQENTQAAGVRLELASDALLTALQVLAPAIPSRSTMPILECVLLESDGHGLRLSATDLEIFVERSLPLSAPPFRVAVPARRLLDTLRALDTEPIVLEVASGSLQLTTAHGRYRMATLPAEEFPSRPNLEEGTELASSAEELRQAIEQVLFAASTDDLRPALNGVLLEVRPEEVRLVATDGHRLVRLRSAHLFQGSVQESRNAILPARVVGMLSKMLGRDTAETCRIRLGANQAAFSWGGVLFVTRLIGEAYPNYEAVIPTSWERRLRIDREAFLKALKRVALYASTQVHQVRLHLKPGELLLEAEDLDRANSAQETVIAELEGEPLEIGFNAKYLTEALSHLDAAEVLLECTRPNRAAVLKPARSENAEDVLMLIMPVMLNPY, from the coding sequence ATGTCCACCGTTTTCACCCTCGATGCCTCGCAGGAGAACACGCAAGCGGCTGGAGTGCGTCTGGAGCTAGCAAGCGACGCACTGCTGACAGCGTTGCAGGTACTGGCCCCCGCCATCCCCTCGCGCTCCACAATGCCCATTTTGGAATGCGTGCTGCTGGAGTCCGACGGCCATGGGCTTCGGTTATCGGCTACAGATCTGGAGATCTTCGTGGAGCGCAGCCTGCCCCTGTCCGCCCCCCCCTTCCGGGTGGCCGTTCCGGCTCGTCGGCTCCTGGATACGCTCCGAGCCCTCGACACGGAGCCCATCGTGCTAGAGGTGGCCTCCGGTTCGCTGCAGCTCACCACAGCGCATGGGCGTTATCGGATGGCCACGTTGCCAGCTGAAGAGTTTCCCAGCCGTCCCAATCTGGAGGAGGGCACCGAGCTAGCGTCCTCCGCAGAGGAGCTTCGGCAGGCAATCGAGCAAGTGCTCTTCGCGGCCAGCACAGACGATCTGCGGCCCGCCCTGAACGGGGTGCTCCTGGAGGTGCGTCCTGAGGAGGTGCGCCTGGTCGCCACCGATGGTCACCGCCTGGTGCGCCTGCGTTCAGCCCACTTGTTCCAGGGCTCCGTCCAAGAGAGCCGAAACGCCATCCTCCCCGCGCGGGTCGTGGGGATGCTGAGCAAAATGCTTGGACGAGACACAGCCGAGACATGCCGCATTCGGCTGGGCGCCAACCAAGCCGCCTTTTCGTGGGGCGGGGTGCTGTTTGTTACACGCCTCATCGGGGAGGCCTACCCGAATTACGAAGCCGTGATCCCCACCTCCTGGGAGCGCCGGCTTCGCATAGACCGGGAGGCCTTTCTTAAGGCCCTCAAGCGCGTAGCGTTATACGCGAGCACGCAGGTGCATCAGGTGCGCCTGCATCTCAAGCCGGGGGAGCTGCTGCTGGAGGCTGAAGACCTGGATCGCGCCAATTCGGCCCAAGAAACCGTCATAGCGGAGCTGGAGGGAGAGCCTCTGGAAATAGGGTTCAATGCGAAGTACCTAACGGAGGCCCTCTCCCATTTGGACGCTGCCGAGGTGCTCCTAGAATGTACGCGCCCCAATCGGGCGGCCGTCCTAAAGCCCGCCCGATCTGAGAACGCAGAAGACGTGTTGATGCTCATCATGCCGGTGATGCTCAACCCCTACTGA
- the dnaA gene encoding chromosomal replication initiator protein DnaA, producing MAAVESTAQEVWARCLALIRDNIPLRAYKTWFEPIRAIALRQEAGGPVLILGLPSGFFVEWIEEHYGRLFWAAIRDVLGSSAQVQYEITLEDDPIALPPSPPRGLEWRATPSASAPMPTSPPLPNPMVLPGLQKPPFESQLNESYTFERFIEGDCNKLARSAAWAIAQNPGKTSFNPFLVYGGVGLGKTHLIQAIGNEVKRRMPSVKVFYISSERFTNEFVMAIQHNRVNEFSLFYRQIDLLIVDDVQFFAGKEKTQEEFFHIFNALHQSDRQIVLSSDRPPRDLQGLEDRLLSRFNWGLSVDLQPPDLETRMAILRRKAADMGLSLPEPVVDFIAQHITSNIRELEGAIIRLLAVSSSQSRPIDLALAKEALRDIIRDHRLNVTIEQIQRQVCAYFGIPEDLVRAKTRKQEVVLARHIAMYLAKKLTKSSLKTIGLHFGGRDHSTVIHACESIEQLLEENERYRKMIAEIQRKIELNAL from the coding sequence ATGGCGGCTGTCGAATCGACGGCGCAAGAGGTTTGGGCGCGTTGCCTGGCGTTGATCCGGGACAACATCCCACTACGCGCCTACAAAACCTGGTTTGAGCCTATTCGCGCCATCGCTCTGCGGCAAGAGGCCGGGGGCCCGGTGCTGATCCTGGGCCTGCCGTCGGGGTTCTTCGTGGAGTGGATCGAAGAGCATTACGGCCGCTTGTTCTGGGCCGCGATCCGCGATGTGCTGGGATCCTCAGCTCAAGTGCAGTATGAGATCACGCTAGAGGACGACCCCATAGCCCTTCCCCCTTCTCCCCCCAGAGGACTGGAATGGCGCGCGACGCCTTCAGCTTCGGCTCCCATGCCCACATCGCCCCCCCTACCCAATCCTATGGTGCTGCCCGGGCTGCAGAAGCCCCCTTTCGAAAGCCAGCTCAACGAGTCCTACACCTTTGAACGCTTCATCGAGGGGGACTGCAATAAACTGGCCCGCAGCGCAGCCTGGGCGATCGCACAAAACCCGGGCAAGACCTCCTTTAACCCTTTTTTGGTGTATGGTGGCGTGGGGCTGGGCAAAACCCACCTCATCCAGGCTATCGGCAACGAGGTCAAGCGCCGCATGCCGAGCGTCAAGGTGTTCTACATTTCCAGCGAGCGCTTCACCAACGAGTTCGTCATGGCCATCCAACATAACCGCGTCAACGAATTCTCTTTGTTCTATCGGCAGATCGATCTGCTTATCGTGGACGACGTGCAGTTTTTCGCGGGCAAGGAAAAGACCCAGGAGGAGTTCTTCCATATCTTCAACGCGCTGCACCAAAGCGACCGGCAGATCGTGCTCTCCAGCGACCGCCCCCCACGGGATTTACAAGGCCTTGAAGACCGGCTGCTTTCCCGTTTCAATTGGGGGCTGAGCGTAGATCTGCAGCCGCCCGATCTGGAAACGCGCATGGCTATACTGCGCCGCAAGGCCGCAGACATGGGTCTATCGCTGCCAGAACCTGTGGTGGACTTTATCGCGCAGCACATCACCTCGAACATTCGCGAGCTGGAGGGCGCCATTATTCGGTTGCTGGCCGTGTCCTCCTCCCAGAGCCGACCCATAGACTTGGCCTTGGCCAAGGAGGCTCTGCGGGATATCATCCGCGATCATCGGCTCAACGTGACCATCGAGCAGATTCAGCGGCAAGTGTGCGCCTATTTCGGGATACCGGAGGATCTGGTGCGAGCCAAAACGCGCAAGCAAGAGGTCGTCCTGGCTCGCCATATCGCCATGTACTTGGCCAAAAAGCTGACCAAGTCCTCTTTGAAAACGATTGGCTTACACTTCGGCGGCCGGGATCATTCGACCGTGATCCACGCCTGCGAATCGATCGAGCAACTGCTGGAGGAAAACGAACGCTATCGCAAAATGATCGCAGAAATTCAGCGCAAGATCGAGCTAAACGCACTATAA